From Candidatus Doudnabacteria bacterium, a single genomic window includes:
- a CDS encoding HU family DNA-binding protein — MNKQELIDTLAAKLAVGKSEAEKILHGFVEVITDALKNGQEVNISGFGAFMVSSRSARMGVNPQHPEQKIQIAATRVPKFRAGKNLKEAVRTSMPS, encoded by the coding sequence ATGAACAAACAAGAATTGATAGATACTTTGGCGGCCAAACTGGCTGTGGGCAAAAGCGAAGCGGAAAAGATCCTGCATGGATTCGTGGAAGTCATAACCGATGCTCTGAAGAACGGGCAGGAAGTTAATATTTCGGGCTTCGGCGCTTTCATGGTTTCCAGCCGCTCGGCCCGCATGGGCGTGAATCCGCAGCACCCGGAGCAGAAGATCCAGATCGCGGCCACCAGGGTCCCGAAGTTCCGCGCCGGCAAAAATCTGAAAGAAGCCGTCCGGACTTCCATGCCGAGTTAA
- a CDS encoding lamin tail domain-containing protein translates to MIKRIRYIFFMIAPVCILFFPLLALADADHLVISQVQTTGGPGKTTNDFVEIYNPTSADIDLSGMRLVKRTKTGTTDTSLKSWTDSTIVHPHGFYLWANSSFTDIAATPDVATTGSIADDNGVALRSGAEDTGTIIDSVAWGLAANAFVEASAFASNPAANQSLERMPGADLGNGADTNNNAADFFLQATAHPRNSQSPAVPAITVEPPPAEPPPAEPPPAEPPPPPPPPSPPADDQQQSGGGGQAMPVYSSDILISEFLPNPDGPDAGAEWVELYNNSPADVDLGGWIIDDESADGSIGSSAYTIPAGVSVLAKSYLAIDLPDSAFVLDNTGGDNLRIFWPSKTLFKQVSYNDSAKIDIAYALKTDGIYAWTQFPTKGEPNQFIESSETGITAAAQTLIKINEIFPNPAGPDSGAEWVEVTNNGTEPVYLHNWTLDDGLVGSDIGSSSYKIQSPIVSPGGFAVLVIPAGKFSLNNTSDTVRLFNENNVLIDSVAYENAAEDLSCAFVNGKWVWGDPTPNAANIRSESVPEPQQISILINELFPEPLRKSQQEEFIELFNPGAEDVDLTGFKIADSATSYKLSVTIPASGYLVIPKSESNISLNNTGKETVSLTDPKQVSVAAVEYEDAPPEQSYNLTADGTYAWSVKLTPGAANQIALAAAAVPVKKVNTSSTISEPIRQDRLAVASVDSQSQADSTGIVSGSNEIAAVAAGPVLSYPTPVNTSRQWLWFLAGSFALNLAFCYILVKLMLRNKSL, encoded by the coding sequence ATGATAAAGCGAATTCGATATATTTTTTTCATGATTGCTCCCGTTTGTATTTTATTTTTTCCATTGCTGGCGCTTGCTGATGCGGACCACCTGGTCATCAGCCAGGTGCAGACAACCGGCGGGCCCGGGAAAACCACTAATGATTTTGTGGAAATATATAATCCCACATCAGCCGATATTGACCTGTCCGGCATGCGCCTGGTAAAAAGAACCAAGACCGGCACGACTGACACCTCTCTGAAATCCTGGACTGACTCTACGATCGTGCATCCGCATGGATTTTATTTGTGGGCCAATTCTTCTTTTACGGATATCGCGGCAACGCCTGATGTTGCGACCACGGGCAGTATTGCGGATGACAATGGCGTGGCGCTACGCAGTGGCGCAGAGGATACGGGCACCATCATTGATAGCGTTGCATGGGGATTGGCGGCAAATGCATTTGTGGAAGCATCGGCGTTCGCTTCCAATCCTGCGGCGAATCAGAGTCTGGAACGAATGCCGGGAGCTGACCTTGGCAATGGCGCTGATACCAATAACAATGCCGCTGATTTTTTTCTGCAAGCCACCGCTCATCCGAGGAATTCACAAAGCCCGGCTGTGCCGGCAATTACCGTAGAGCCCCCGCCTGCCGAGCCGCCACCCGCGGAACCGCCTCCTGCTGAACCTCCGCCACCGCCACCACCGCCCAGCCCGCCGGCTGATGATCAGCAGCAGTCAGGCGGCGGAGGTCAGGCAATGCCGGTTTATTCATCCGATATTTTGATCTCAGAATTCCTGCCGAATCCGGACGGTCCTGATGCGGGAGCGGAGTGGGTGGAACTTTACAATAACTCGCCCGCTGATGTGGATCTGGGCGGCTGGATCATTGATGATGAATCGGCCGACGGCTCTATCGGCTCTTCCGCCTATACTATTCCTGCCGGAGTTTCCGTTTTGGCCAAGAGTTATTTGGCCATCGATCTGCCAGACTCGGCTTTTGTGCTGGATAATACCGGAGGTGATAATTTAAGAATATTTTGGCCGAGTAAAACTTTATTCAAGCAGGTCAGTTACAATGACAGTGCGAAAATTGACATTGCCTATGCTCTGAAAACGGACGGGATCTATGCCTGGACACAATTCCCGACCAAAGGCGAGCCCAATCAATTCATAGAAAGTTCCGAGACCGGAATTACTGCGGCTGCGCAAACTTTGATAAAGATCAATGAAATTTTTCCCAACCCTGCAGGTCCTGATTCCGGTGCGGAGTGGGTGGAGGTTACAAATAATGGAACTGAGCCGGTATATTTGCATAATTGGACTCTGGATGACGGGTTGGTCGGCAGTGATATTGGTTCATCAAGCTACAAGATCCAAAGCCCGATAGTTTCTCCCGGAGGCTTTGCCGTGCTGGTCATTCCGGCAGGCAAGTTCAGCCTGAATAACACTTCCGATACGGTACGTCTGTTCAATGAAAATAATGTTTTGATCGATTCGGTGGCGTATGAAAATGCCGCAGAAGATCTAAGCTGCGCTTTTGTGAACGGCAAATGGGTTTGGGGCGACCCAACGCCCAATGCCGCGAATATCCGGTCCGAATCGGTACCAGAACCGCAGCAGATCTCAATTCTCATTAACGAACTTTTTCCTGAACCATTAAGAAAGAGCCAGCAGGAGGAATTCATAGAATTATTTAACCCGGGTGCGGAAGATGTGGATCTGACAGGATTTAAGATAGCTGACAGTGCTACAAGTTATAAGTTGTCAGTTACAATTCCCGCAAGCGGCTATTTGGTCATCCCTAAATCTGAAAGCAATATTTCGCTCAACAATACCGGCAAGGAAACAGTCAGCCTGACAGATCCCAAGCAAGTTTCGGTGGCGGCAGTGGAATACGAGGATGCGCCTCCCGAGCAATCTTACAATTTAACTGCGGACGGCACTTACGCCTGGAGCGTCAAATTGACCCCTGGAGCCGCCAATCAAATAGCTTTGGCTGCAGCCGCTGTTCCGGTTAAGAAAGTTAATACGTCTTCAACGATCTCCGAACCGATCCGCCAAGATCGGCTTGCAGTCGCAAGTGTTGATTCGCAGTCACAAGCAGATTCCACCGGCATAGTCAGCGGCTCGAACGAAATTGCCGCAGTTGCCGCTGGGCCTGTTTTATCCTATCCAACGCCTGTAAATACAAGCAGGCAGTGGTTGTGGTTTTTGGCCGGCAGTTTTGCCTTAAATTTGGCTTTCTGCTATATTCTAGTCAAGTTAATGCTGCGGAATAAAAGTTTATGA
- a CDS encoding GIY-YIG nuclease family protein: protein MQDKLSFVYIMTNYTNTVLYTGSTGKSLKERIWEHKQKLVEGFTKRYNINKLIYYEVYSDLESALNREKQIKAGSRNDKVKLIESLNKDWKDLYEDLD from the coding sequence ATGCAAGACAAGTTATCGTTTGTTTACATAATGACAAATTATACAAATACTGTTTTATATACCGGTTCTACCGGTAAGAGTTTGAAAGAACGGATATGGGAGCATAAACAAAAACTGGTCGAAGGTTTTACAAAGCGATATAATATCAACAAATTAATTTATTATGAAGTTTATAGTGATTTAGAGTCAGCACTTAATCGAGAAAAACAAATCAAAGCAGGGTCTCGAAATGACAAAGTAAAATTAATAGAAAGTCTTAACAAAGACTGGAAAGATCTTTATGAAGACTTGGATTAG
- the nusB gene encoding transcription antitermination factor NusB: MANRHLSRTVAMQSLYEWDFNERVRPLLAITEFNVKQFAPGLDDPAFIFELINGVEKHLEDIDKIIVKTAPEWPLEQITVIDRNILRLGIYELMFSKEVPPKVVINEAVELGKAFGGGEQRQVHQRSDGNPLQAAAGRREAGRGSPGERNKRR, from the coding sequence ATGGCCAACAGGCATTTATCCCGCACGGTGGCAATGCAATCTTTATATGAGTGGGACTTCAACGAGCGCGTAAGGCCGCTTTTGGCGATCACGGAATTCAACGTCAAACAGTTTGCGCCCGGGCTCGATGATCCCGCTTTTATTTTTGAGCTGATAAACGGAGTGGAAAAGCACTTGGAGGACATTGACAAGATAATCGTCAAAACGGCCCCGGAGTGGCCGCTGGAGCAGATCACGGTCATTGACCGGAACATCCTGAGACTGGGGATCTACGAGCTGATGTTCAGCAAAGAGGTGCCGCCGAAAGTGGTGATCAATGAGGCGGTGGAGCTGGGCAAGGCTTTCGGGGGGGGAGAGCAGCGGCAAGTTCATCAACGGAGTGATGGGAACCCTCTACAAGCAGCTGCCGGAAGAAGAGAAGCTGGCAGGGGAAGCCCGGGAGAAAGAAACAAAAGAAGATAA
- the rpmF gene encoding 50S ribosomal protein L32 encodes MAVPKKHKTRSGRNQRRSHDHLKASALSVCKNCNFPTLPHEVCKNCGYYKGRQVIKVKVKKAKK; translated from the coding sequence ATGGCAGTTCCAAAGAAGCATAAAACCCGGTCGGGCCGGAATCAGAGACGCTCGCACGATCATCTGAAAGCATCCGCATTGTCGGTTTGCAAGAATTGCAATTTTCCAACTTTGCCCCATGAAGTTTGCAAGAACTGCGGTTACTACAAAGGCCGCCAAGTGATCAAGGTCAAAGTCAAGAAAGCAAAGAAGTAG
- a CDS encoding DUF3228 family protein, with protein sequence MKLIGIGEFVKRQTPESRFSHFEGGWETLIAMVEERFKSASNGYREGEKDVPVSSKGFFTSVVEVTDETPLKATFEARRDGESKLLVVTALGGVKMPAKGVVDIVIRHRDSLDKDHGPVGDHEWEIISFDACPAEERVPMHPVAMARDMLGLPGGTYSDWYTAEQFAIAIEYWSTHAMRG encoded by the coding sequence ATGAAATTGATCGGCATCGGAGAATTCGTGAAAAGACAGACTCCGGAATCGCGGTTCTCGCATTTTGAAGGCGGTTGGGAGACTCTCATCGCTATGGTCGAAGAACGCTTCAAATCCGCTTCTAACGGGTATCGCGAAGGAGAGAAGGATGTCCCGGTTTCGTCAAAAGGGTTTTTCACAAGTGTCGTCGAAGTAACGGACGAAACGCCTTTAAAGGCAACTTTCGAAGCGCGCCGAGATGGTGAGAGTAAACTTCTCGTAGTTACCGCACTCGGCGGCGTGAAGATGCCGGCTAAGGGTGTGGTGGATATCGTTATCCGTCACCGCGATTCTCTAGATAAAGATCACGGGCCCGTCGGCGATCACGAGTGGGAGATCATTTCATTCGACGCATGTCCAGCCGAAGAACGGGTACCCATGCATCCGGTGGCCATGGCTCGCGACATGCTGGGCCTACCCGGTGGGACATATTCTGACTGGTATACCGCCGAGCAATTCGCAATAGCAATCGAGTACTGGTCGACTCATGCGATGCGCGGATAG
- the groL gene encoding chaperonin GroEL (60 kDa chaperone family; promotes refolding of misfolded polypeptides especially under stressful conditions; forms two stacked rings of heptamers to form a barrel-shaped 14mer; ends can be capped by GroES; misfolded proteins enter the barrel where they are refolded when GroES binds): protein MAKMILSSSDAREKIMIGVDKLANIVKVTLGPKGRNVILDKGYGSPTITNDGVTIAKEIQLEDKFENVGAQLLLEVAEKTNDVAGDGTTTATVLAQAILYHWKELRNQADVLSVKRGIDKAVVFVVDELKKVKKDVKTSEEIAQVATISSLDPEVGKLIAEAMNEVGKDGVITVEEGQTIGLQKEVVKGMRFDKGFVAPYMVTNPERMEAIWENPYILITDKKISSIQDVLPLLEKVAQSGKKDLVVIADDIEGEALTTFIVNKLRGSFNALAIKAPGFGDRRKEMLADIAVLTGGEVITEELGLKLETTTLQQLGQARRVIANKETSTIVDGAGDKKKIEDRVTQIKTELKNSTSDYEKEKLQERLARLAGGVAVIKVGAATETEMKEKKFKIEDALNATKAAVEEGIVAGGGAALAKIAPQLEDFGNSVTAAEKIGVMIVRRAIEVPLKQIAMNAGLSESSVLSEVQRSDSNTGFDFGSFDANNWRSGLKDLIAAGVIDPVKVTRTALQNAASVAGELLTTEAVVVDKPEPKQSAPPMGGGMGGMGGMDY from the coding sequence ATGGCAAAAATGATCTTGAGCTCATCTGATGCTCGTGAAAAAATAATGATCGGCGTGGACAAGCTGGCGAACATCGTCAAAGTCACTTTGGGTCCCAAGGGCCGCAACGTCATCCTGGACAAAGGTTACGGCAGCCCGACCATCACCAATGACGGCGTGACCATCGCCAAGGAGATCCAGCTGGAAGACAAATTTGAAAACGTCGGGGCGCAGCTGTTGCTGGAAGTGGCGGAAAAAACCAATGATGTGGCCGGCGACGGCACGACCACGGCCACGGTTTTGGCGCAAGCCATTCTCTACCACTGGAAAGAATTGCGCAATCAGGCGGATGTTCTGTCGGTCAAGCGCGGCATTGATAAAGCCGTGGTTTTCGTCGTTGACGAGCTGAAGAAGGTCAAAAAAGACGTAAAAACCTCGGAAGAGATCGCGCAAGTGGCTACTATCTCATCCTTGGATCCGGAAGTCGGCAAGCTCATTGCCGAGGCTATGAACGAGGTCGGCAAGGACGGCGTCATCACAGTTGAGGAAGGCCAGACCATCGGGCTTCAGAAAGAAGTGGTAAAAGGCATGCGGTTCGATAAAGGATTTGTGGCTCCCTACATGGTTACCAATCCCGAGCGCATGGAAGCGATCTGGGAAAATCCGTATATTTTGATCACTGATAAAAAGATCTCCTCCATTCAGGATGTCCTGCCGCTTTTGGAAAAAGTGGCGCAGAGCGGCAAAAAGGATCTGGTTGTTATCGCCGACGATATTGAAGGCGAGGCTTTGACCACTTTTATCGTCAATAAATTGCGCGGAAGTTTTAATGCTCTGGCGATCAAAGCTCCCGGATTCGGCGACCGCAGAAAAGAAATGCTGGCGGATATCGCCGTGCTGACCGGCGGCGAAGTCATCACCGAGGAACTGGGACTGAAACTGGAAACCACAACTCTGCAGCAGCTGGGCCAGGCGCGCAGGGTCATCGCCAATAAAGAAACTTCCACGATCGTGGACGGCGCGGGCGACAAGAAAAAGATCGAAGACCGCGTGACGCAGATCAAGACCGAACTCAAGAATTCCACTTCCGACTATGAAAAGGAAAAATTGCAGGAACGGCTCGCCCGGCTGGCCGGAGGCGTGGCCGTGATCAAAGTCGGAGCCGCCACTGAAACGGAAATGAAGGAAAAGAAATTCAAAATTGAAGATGCGCTCAATGCCACCAAGGCCGCGGTTGAGGAAGGGATCGTCGCCGGCGGCGGCGCAGCCCTGGCAAAGATCGCGCCCCAGCTGGAAGACTTCGGCAATTCGGTGACAGCCGCGGAAAAGATCGGGGTCATGATCGTGCGCCGCGCAATTGAAGTGCCTTTAAAGCAAATTGCCATGAACGCGGGACTTTCCGAATCATCCGTGCTTTCTGAGGTCCAAAGATCCGACAGCAACACCGGATTTGATTTCGGATCGTTTGATGCGAACAATTGGCGCTCAGGCCTCAAAGATCTTATCGCCGCAGGCGTCATTGACCCGGTGAAGGTCACGCGTACTGCGCTCCAGAACGCCGCATCGGTGGCCGGCGAACTTCTGACCACTGAAGCAGTGGTCGTGGACAAGCCTGAGCCCAAGCAGTCAGCCCCTCCAATGGGCGGCGGCATGGGAGGCATGGGCGGAATGGATTATTAA
- a CDS encoding co-chaperone GroES — translation MNIKPLGDRVLVKPIKSEEVTKSGIVLPDTAEKEKKEQGIVAAIGDGEKIKKLQLKVGDKVLFGKYSGDEVEMDKVEYKFLKDEDILGIVD, via the coding sequence ATGAACATCAAACCCTTAGGCGACCGGGTTCTGGTCAAGCCTATCAAGAGCGAGGAAGTCACCAAGTCCGGCATAGTTTTGCCGGACACGGCCGAGAAAGAAAAGAAAGAGCAGGGCATAGTTGCGGCCATCGGGGACGGCGAAAAAATAAAGAAACTCCAGCTGAAGGTCGGCGACAAGGTCCTGTTCGGCAAATATTCGGGCGATGAGGTCGAAATGGACAAAGTAGAATATAAATTTCTTAAAGACGAGGATATCCTCGGGATAGTGGACTAA
- a CDS encoding endonuclease domain-containing protein, with protein MKERVNIARNLRKRQTTQEKKLWFWLQDRRLFGFKFRRQVRIDNYIADFCCFRKRLIIELDGSPHNKSVNIIMDRERETYLRKQGFKMLRFWNSDLDRNPKKVLEKILLNLIHPSSALRASSPARGEEKRK; from the coding sequence ATGAAAGAGCGTGTAAATATAGCCAGGAATTTAAGAAAGAGACAAACCACTCAAGAGAAAAAACTCTGGTTTTGGCTACAAGATCGAAGACTATTTGGATTTAAATTCCGCAGGCAGGTTAGAATTGACAACTATATTGCCGATTTTTGTTGTTTCCGAAAACGCTTAATTATTGAATTAGATGGCAGTCCGCATAATAAATCTGTTAATATAATTATGGATAGAGAAAGAGAAACATATTTGAGAAAGCAAGGATTTAAAATGCTTAGATTTTGGAATAGCGATTTAGACCGGAATCCTAAAAAAGTCCTTGAAAAGATTCTTTTGAATCTTATTCACCCCTCATCTGCCCTCCGGGCATCTTCTCCCGCAAGGGGAGAAGAAAAGAGGAAATAA
- the mutM gene encoding DNA-formamidopyrimidine glycosylase — MPELPEVETVVNELRSKLKNKKIKEVRVLLPKMVAMGPKTLSNLRKPGENVSSEFARTLKGQKITDVSRRAKMIIIDLAGKFAILVHLKMTGQLIFLDKKHKDRQIKLLNIENYTPVRLPAKSTHVIFDFTDGSRLFYNDSRQFGYLKLVTDKELSRVPELLGYGPEPLDKKFIYLEFEKLLLKRSNALVKPWLMDPGIIAGIGNIYSDEILYYAKVRPTRRVKSLSDAEKHLLFKGIKKILQDAVDHYGSSVGDFVRPSGDWGTYGLLHKVYGRAGEKCKVCGSIIKSIKFNGRTGSYCPKEQK, encoded by the coding sequence ATGCCTGAACTGCCAGAGGTTGAGACCGTGGTCAATGAATTGCGGTCGAAACTCAAAAATAAGAAGATCAAAGAGGTCCGGGTCCTGCTGCCGAAAATGGTGGCCATGGGACCTAAGACTTTATCTAATTTACGGAAACCCGGTGAAAATGTAAGCTCCGAATTCGCCCGTACTTTGAAAGGACAAAAGATCACTGATGTTTCTAGGCGCGCAAAGATGATCATTATTGACTTGGCCGGGAAGTTCGCGATCTTGGTCCATCTAAAAATGACCGGCCAGCTGATCTTTCTGGACAAGAAACATAAGGACAGACAAATTAAGCTTTTGAACATTGAAAATTACACGCCGGTCCGCCTTCCCGCCAAATCCACGCATGTGATCTTTGATTTCACTGACGGTTCCAGGCTTTTTTACAATGATTCCCGCCAGTTCGGCTACCTGAAACTGGTTACGGACAAAGAATTATCCCGGGTTCCGGAATTGCTGGGATATGGGCCGGAACCCCTGGATAAAAAATTCATTTACCTAGAGTTTGAAAAGCTTTTGCTGAAAAGATCCAACGCTTTAGTCAAACCTTGGCTGATGGACCCAGGCATCATTGCCGGCATCGGGAATATTTATTCTGACGAGATCTTGTATTACGCCAAGGTCCGGCCGACAAGAAGAGTAAAAAGCCTGTCAGATGCGGAAAAACACTTATTGTTCAAAGGCATTAAAAAGATCTTGCAGGATGCGGTGGATCATTACGGCTCATCGGTCGGGGATTTTGTCAGGCCAAGCGGGGACTGGGGAACTTACGGGCTTTTGCACAAAGTTTACGGCCGGGCGGGCGAGAAATGCAAAGTTTGTGGTAGTATTATAAAGAGCATAAAGTTTAACGGGCGGACAGGAAGTTATTGTCCCAAAGAACAGAAGTGA
- a CDS encoding nucleoside-diphosphate kinase yields the protein MPKAHPKEEITFVMVKPDGVRRGLTGEIIRRIEQVGLKIVALEMHQPTKEEMDSHYPKDEAWITRLGTKTLTTYEKYGYDAMEEMGTAKAEEIGPHVRRWLVDYMSSGPVVKIVVQGIHAVDMVRKLSGNTQPALAEMGTIRGDFSVDSAASANKDKRAIYNLIHASETPEEAAHEIEHWDMKKKIRSYKRMDE from the coding sequence ATGCCCAAGGCGCATCCGAAAGAAGAAATAACATTTGTCATGGTCAAGCCTGACGGCGTCAGGCGCGGCTTGACCGGCGAGATCATCCGCAGGATCGAGCAGGTCGGTCTCAAGATCGTGGCTTTGGAAATGCATCAGCCCACGAAAGAAGAGATGGACAGCCACTATCCGAAAGATGAAGCTTGGATCACCAGGCTTGGGACCAAAACTTTGACCACTTACGAAAAATACGGCTATGACGCCATGGAAGAAATGGGCACCGCCAAAGCGGAAGAGATCGGACCGCACGTCCGCCGCTGGCTGGTGGATTATATGAGCTCGGGCCCGGTGGTAAAAATTGTGGTGCAAGGCATTCACGCCGTGGACATGGTCAGAAAGCTTTCGGGCAACACCCAGCCGGCGCTGGCTGAAATGGGCACGATCCGGGGGGATTTTTCAGTTGATTCCGCCGCTTCCGCCAATAAAGACAAGCGCGCGATCTATAATTTGATCCACGCTTCTGAAACCCCGGAAGAAGCGGCTCATGAAATTGAACATTGGGACATGAAGAAAAAGATCCGCAGCTATAAGCGGATGGACGAATAA
- a CDS encoding peptidylprolyl isomerase — MNTLGKVLIAIVVVIILIGGYFYFRTNKAQAPTNDQAQTTPNPTPAPPTPSPAATPPASPAASAGSVATIDTNMGSFQVTLDAKSAPLTVANFIKLANENYCNNTKFHRILKDFVIQGCDPNSIKGDVSTWGTGGPGYTVPAEIGLKANIGAIGMASTAAKGPSSGSQFFIVTTESPNTHASLDGNYTFFGYVTSGMDVVTKIAAVPVQPNLQGEPSLPNTPVIINKITIK, encoded by the coding sequence ATGAATACTTTAGGTAAAGTTTTAATCGCAATTGTCGTGGTCATTATTTTGATAGGCGGATATTTTTATTTCCGTACGAACAAAGCGCAGGCGCCCACCAACGATCAAGCTCAAACCACTCCAAACCCCACGCCGGCTCCTCCCACTCCTTCCCCGGCAGCCACTCCGCCGGCCAGCCCTGCGGCGTCGGCCGGTTCTGTGGCAACGATCGATACCAATATGGGAAGTTTTCAAGTGACGCTGGACGCAAAATCAGCGCCGCTGACAGTAGCGAATTTTATCAAACTCGCCAATGAGAATTACTGCAACAACACGAAGTTCCACCGCATTCTGAAAGACTTCGTGATACAAGGTTGCGATCCGAATTCGATCAAAGGTGATGTCTCGACCTGGGGCACGGGTGGTCCCGGTTATACTGTTCCTGCCGAGATCGGGCTGAAGGCGAACATTGGCGCGATTGGTATGGCATCAACCGCAGCCAAAGGACCTTCATCGGGCAGTCAGTTTTTTATAGTGACAACCGAGAGTCCAAACACTCACGCGTCCCTCGACGGAAACTACACATTTTTTGGCTATGTCACAAGCGGCATGGATGTAGTGACCAAAATCGCGGCAGTGCCGGTCCAGCCAAATCTGCAAGGCGAACCGTCTCTTCCCAATACGCCGGTTATAATTAATAAGATAACGATTAAATAA
- a CDS encoding ComEC/Rec2 family competence protein, producing MTLNKSKIFLILCLGLIFGVFLGRYINYETMAILAMVFIIVATVGWNNKLAVVIGLAGLVMILGSLRFKQDFAQNDIAQFYGQKAQVTGIISSEPDIRSDKIYLTLGNLKVNEKSIHSKLLLTVNRFPEYEYGQKLSFETKISEPKEYPDFSYKNYLSRFGIDAVAYMPKLSVAAGNFGNPVMREILLLKKKFTDRLSDILPEPQNSFLAGLLLGAKRTIPQTLTDQFNRTGTSHIVAISGFNITIIAAAMTWILQWLGVRRRFSFLFSVLAIVIFVVMTGASASAIRAGIMGILLLLALNVGRLSVAANSLAFTAVVMLAINPQILVFDVGFQLSFAALLGIIYISPVLEPHFSWLPQVLRQYFLATLSAQIFTLPILVFNFGQLSLVALLPNILVLPIVPVTMLFGFLTGLAGLIWLKLALPLAWVTYLLLTYIIKVIGLFASLPFAAVSMHISFWAVCVYYAIICALFFGRGFTKIGFIAKLKEIKLLKI from the coding sequence ATGACCCTCAATAAGTCCAAAATTTTTTTGATCCTTTGCTTGGGCTTGATATTCGGAGTATTTTTGGGGCGCTACATCAACTACGAAACCATGGCTATACTGGCCATGGTTTTTATAATTGTCGCGACAGTCGGCTGGAATAATAAATTAGCCGTAGTTATCGGCTTGGCCGGACTTGTCATGATCCTCGGCAGTTTAAGGTTCAAGCAGGATTTTGCCCAAAACGATATTGCTCAATTTTATGGCCAAAAAGCGCAGGTTACCGGAATCATCTCAAGCGAGCCGGATATCAGGTCTGACAAAATTTATTTAACTTTGGGAAATTTAAAAGTGAATGAAAAATCTATTCATTCAAAATTACTGCTGACTGTGAACCGGTTCCCTGAATATGAATACGGCCAGAAGCTGAGTTTTGAAACCAAGATCTCCGAGCCGAAAGAATATCCGGATTTTTCCTATAAAAATTATTTATCACGATTCGGCATTGATGCCGTCGCCTACATGCCCAAACTGAGCGTGGCTGCGGGCAATTTCGGCAATCCTGTCATGCGGGAGATTCTGCTCCTTAAGAAAAAATTTACGGACCGTTTAAGCGATATTTTGCCGGAGCCGCAGAATTCATTTTTGGCAGGATTGCTTCTGGGCGCCAAACGCACGATCCCCCAAACCCTGACCGATCAGTTCAACCGCACCGGCACTTCGCATATTGTGGCTATTTCCGGGTTCAATATTACGATTATTGCAGCTGCCATGACCTGGATCCTGCAGTGGCTGGGAGTACGCCGGAGATTTTCTTTTTTATTTTCGGTTTTGGCAATTGTCATATTTGTCGTGATGACCGGCGCTTCGGCTTCCGCGATCAGAGCCGGGATCATGGGCATTTTGCTGCTGCTGGCCCTCAACGTTGGTCGCTTGAGCGTGGCTGCCAACTCCCTGGCATTTACCGCGGTGGTTATGCTTGCGATCAATCCGCAGATCCTGGTTTTTGATGTGGGATTCCAGTTGTCATTTGCCGCACTTCTAGGGATTATTTATATTTCGCCCGTGCTTGAGCCTCACTTTTCATGGCTGCCGCAAGTTCTGCGCCAATATTTTTTGGCCACTCTCTCGGCGCAGATCTTTACCCTGCCGATCTTGGTGTTCAACTTCGGGCAATTGTCGCTCGTGGCGCTTTTGCCGAATATTTTGGTGTTGCCCATTGTGCCGGTCACGATGCTGTTCGGATTTTTGACAGGCCTTGCAGGATTGATCTGGCTGAAGCTGGCTCTGCCTTTGGCCTGGGTGACGTATTTGCTTTTGACCTATATCATCAAGGTCATCGGATTGTTCGCGTCATTGCCGTTTGCCGCAGTTTCAATGCACATTAGTTTTTGGGCTGTGTGCGTCTATTACGCGATCATCTGCGCTTTGTTCTTCGGCCGAGGGTTTACAAAAATCGGATTTATTGCTAAACTTAAGGAAATTAAATTATTAAAAATATGA